The following proteins come from a genomic window of Geomonas sp. RF6:
- a CDS encoding caspase family protein, whose product MMRLLSLLLCLVMFAGCASYPKEISIGPIDLDFSNDQELYPKASDDANQMIVLQSNIERTTFFVDGKSVATGRRVKVLVNDRKEHTIRAVPEGYLAKEEFIQPPYRKGYLLSFTYMMGEERPGFRVQDDRVQEVASSDVDELPAKGIRPTASKFAIIVGVEKYRSDLPPADYAANDATAVYNYATRVMGYPAKNVVLLTNDKATKSDFEKYFGRWLSNNVTPKSEVLVYYSGHGAPNTKDGTSFLVPYDADPAFIEETGYPLKKLYGQLSALKAKSVVVALDSCFSGYGGRSVIPKGTRPLVLTSEKEAQLGKNVAVMTATSTNQVSSTYKEKAHGLFTYFFLKSIKESAQKGRKPCELQALFKDIQPNVMDLARKQNNVEQTPQLIYSDGSVKKLSLM is encoded by the coding sequence ATGATGAGGCTACTCAGTCTTCTCCTTTGTCTGGTTATGTTCGCTGGCTGCGCCTCCTATCCGAAGGAGATCTCCATCGGTCCTATCGATCTCGATTTCAGCAACGATCAGGAGCTGTACCCGAAGGCGTCGGACGACGCAAACCAGATGATTGTGCTCCAGTCGAATATCGAGCGCACCACCTTCTTTGTGGACGGCAAGTCCGTAGCCACCGGCAGGCGGGTGAAGGTGCTGGTGAACGACCGGAAGGAGCACACCATAAGGGCCGTGCCGGAAGGGTACCTGGCGAAGGAGGAGTTCATCCAGCCCCCCTACCGCAAGGGGTATCTGCTGAGCTTCACGTACATGATGGGAGAGGAGAGGCCCGGTTTCCGGGTACAGGATGACAGGGTGCAGGAGGTGGCTAGCTCCGACGTGGACGAGCTTCCGGCAAAGGGGATCCGTCCGACGGCCAGCAAGTTCGCCATCATCGTCGGGGTCGAAAAGTACCGCAGCGACCTTCCCCCTGCCGACTACGCCGCCAACGACGCGACAGCCGTGTACAACTACGCCACCAGGGTCATGGGGTACCCGGCGAAGAACGTGGTGCTTCTTACCAACGACAAAGCCACCAAGAGCGATTTCGAGAAGTACTTTGGCCGGTGGCTCAGCAATAACGTGACGCCGAAGTCGGAGGTACTTGTCTACTATTCCGGTCACGGCGCCCCCAACACGAAGGACGGCACTTCCTTTCTGGTCCCGTATGACGCCGACCCCGCCTTTATCGAGGAAACCGGATACCCGTTGAAGAAGCTGTACGGGCAACTGAGCGCGTTGAAGGCCAAAAGCGTGGTGGTGGCGCTTGATTCCTGTTTTTCCGGTTATGGCGGGAGGTCGGTCATCCCCAAGGGAACGCGGCCTCTGGTGCTCACTTCGGAGAAGGAAGCGCAGCTTGGGAAGAACGTTGCAGTCATGACGGCTACCTCGACAAACCAGGTCAGCTCCACTTACAAGGAGAAGGCGCACGGGCTCTTTACCTATTTCTTCCTGAAGTCAATAAAGGAGTCTGCGCAGAAGGGGAGGAAACCGTGCGAGCTTCAGGCCCTCTTCAAGGATATCCAGCCGAACGTGATGGATCTCGCCCGCAAGCAGAACAACGTGGAGCAGACCCCCCAGTTGATCTACTCTGACGGTTCGGTGAAGAAGCTGAGCCTCATGTGA
- a CDS encoding nucleotidyltransferase, with translation MTDLIPPEQWTVYSEFLTEIMERRIPFAVGGGLAISAYTGCVRNTKDMDIFVLEKDSEEVVDITRRLRFDEFTEVPYDRTWSYRSSRDGYIMDFLWKMLNERAPVTEDWLTRGWELQVRGVPLRLLPVEELIWSKLYILRIDRADWPDILSLLYARGVELDWEHMLSNLGDDAMVLGGVVNLLRWLCPGLACRFPESIWAPMGLLPPPFSDAEVHHERVALFKSAHLFAGDLP, from the coding sequence ATGACCGACCTCATACCACCGGAGCAGTGGACGGTTTACTCGGAGTTCCTCACCGAAATCATGGAGCGCCGCATACCCTTTGCCGTCGGCGGGGGGCTGGCGATCTCCGCCTATACCGGTTGCGTCCGCAACACGAAGGACATGGATATTTTCGTGTTGGAGAAAGACAGCGAGGAAGTAGTCGACATAACGAGGCGCCTTCGCTTCGACGAGTTTACCGAGGTGCCGTACGACCGCACCTGGAGCTACCGCAGTTCCCGCGACGGCTACATCATGGACTTCCTGTGGAAGATGCTGAACGAAAGAGCTCCCGTTACCGAAGATTGGCTGACCAGGGGATGGGAGCTGCAGGTTCGCGGCGTACCGCTCAGGCTCCTTCCGGTGGAAGAACTCATCTGGTCAAAGCTCTATATCCTCAGAATCGATCGTGCCGATTGGCCGGACATTCTCAGCCTCCTCTACGCCCGGGGCGTGGAGCTCGACTGGGAACACATGCTCTCGAACCTCGGAGATGACGCCATGGTGTTGGGGGGCGTCGTGAACTTGCTGCGCTGGCTCTGCCCGGGCCTCGCCTGCCGCTTTCCTGAGTCGATCTGGGCTCCCATGGGACTCCTTCCTCCCCCCTTCTCGGATGCAGAGGTTCACCATGAGAGAGTGGCCCTGTTCAAGAGCGCGCACCTTTTTGCCGGAGACCTGCCGTGA
- a CDS encoding sugar phosphate isomerase/epimerase family protein, whose product MIIGAMNHPGRNTVEEIHHFARLGLDFIDLTLEPPEAGWWQCDPQAIKRALAETGMGIVGHTAYYLPIAHPFEDVRRGAVEAFRRSIAAFAEIGAKVMNIHPDAHAPMHDRAFVIAQNLRSLGEILQAAEGAGVKVMVENLPRNFNTAAQLGELLDPLPQLGLHLDLGHTELSVQTSSADEILARFGPRIMHVHLHDNKGGDADLHLPLGAGVIDIPKRLASLKKTGYDGTITLEVFTPDPGYLKYSAARLREMWAEA is encoded by the coding sequence GTGATAATCGGGGCCATGAATCATCCTGGACGCAATACCGTTGAAGAGATCCACCACTTCGCCCGCCTGGGGCTCGACTTCATCGACCTGACACTGGAGCCGCCCGAGGCTGGCTGGTGGCAATGCGACCCGCAGGCGATCAAAAGGGCGCTCGCCGAGACAGGGATGGGAATCGTCGGGCACACAGCCTACTATCTCCCTATCGCCCACCCCTTCGAGGACGTGCGGCGGGGAGCGGTCGAGGCATTTCGCCGCTCCATCGCAGCCTTCGCAGAGATCGGGGCAAAGGTCATGAACATCCATCCGGACGCTCACGCGCCGATGCACGACCGGGCCTTCGTGATCGCGCAGAACTTAAGGAGCCTCGGGGAAATTTTGCAGGCAGCAGAAGGGGCCGGCGTGAAGGTGATGGTCGAAAACCTCCCCCGCAACTTCAACACCGCTGCGCAACTCGGCGAACTCCTCGATCCACTTCCACAACTCGGGCTGCACCTCGACCTCGGGCACACTGAACTCTCCGTTCAGACAAGCAGCGCCGACGAAATCCTGGCACGTTTCGGCCCGCGCATCATGCACGTCCATCTCCATGACAACAAAGGTGGCGATGCAGACCTCCATCTCCCGTTGGGCGCCGGTGTCATCGATATTCCAAAGCGTCTGGCATCCTTGAAGAAAACCGGCTACGACGGCACCATCACCCTCGAAGTCTTCACCCCCGATCCCGGCTATCTGAAATACAGCGCCGCGAGGCTCCGCGAAATGTGGGCCGAAGCCTAG
- a CDS encoding tetratricopeptide repeat protein, whose amino-acid sequence MSPQKIVPSPCSFSSASTCRPWLRLSHFLHLALIGSAFFLGACAGPGLTSYRKGDYPKALREFQKDPSPKGDFAVGVMQFKGEGTDRAPEEAALSFQRAAERGHAGAQYNLGVLYLRGEGVQRDREESARWFREAAERGDVKAQVNLGLQYAMGDGVEKDLGEAVHWFTKAAKRGYPKAQICLGKLYAYGAGVARDRNMAAYWFRRAAEQGSLQGQLFLGVMYAEGEGVEKDREAAASWFRKAQEQGSLQAKWYLDHLE is encoded by the coding sequence ATGTCTCCGCAAAAGATTGTCCCGTCCCCGTGCAGTTTTAGTTCGGCCTCTACCTGCCGCCCATGGCTCCGTTTATCCCACTTCCTGCACCTCGCTCTCATCGGCAGCGCCTTCTTCCTTGGCGCCTGCGCCGGTCCGGGCCTCACCTCCTACCGCAAAGGTGACTACCCGAAGGCGCTGCGCGAGTTTCAGAAGGATCCCTCCCCGAAAGGGGATTTCGCCGTGGGGGTCATGCAGTTCAAGGGGGAAGGCACCGACCGGGCTCCTGAAGAGGCTGCCCTCTCCTTCCAGCGCGCCGCCGAGCGGGGACATGCCGGCGCCCAGTACAACCTCGGGGTTCTCTACCTCAGGGGAGAAGGGGTCCAGCGCGACCGCGAGGAGTCCGCGCGCTGGTTCCGGGAGGCGGCGGAGCGCGGAGACGTGAAGGCGCAGGTGAACCTGGGGCTTCAGTATGCCATGGGAGACGGCGTGGAGAAGGACCTCGGTGAAGCGGTGCACTGGTTTACCAAGGCGGCGAAGCGGGGATACCCAAAGGCGCAGATCTGCCTCGGCAAGCTGTACGCCTACGGCGCGGGAGTCGCCAGGGACCGCAACATGGCGGCGTACTGGTTCCGGCGTGCCGCGGAGCAGGGCTCCCTCCAGGGGCAATTGTTTCTGGGGGTAATGTATGCGGAGGGCGAAGGGGTCGAAAAGGACAGGGAAGCGGCGGCCTCCTGGTTCAGGAAGGCGCAGGAGCAGGGATCGCTGCAGGCGAAATGGTACCTCGATCATCTGGAGTAA